Below is a genomic region from Deltaproteobacteria bacterium.
GTCCACGCTCGGCAGCAGCACCGGGTCGAACACCACCGGCACCAGCGCCACGACGAGCACCAGCACCACCGGGACGACCGGGACCACTGGCCGGGCCATCTGCCAGCCGTGCACCGTGAACCAGGACTGCGCGAGCGGCTTCTGCAATGGCCAGGACGGCTCGAGCCCCTTCTGTGACTCGGCCCAGAACTGCAACAGCGCCACCGTCGCCACCCAGTGCGGCGGCGTGGTCAGCTCCTGCGTGACTGTGCCCAGCGGCGCCGAGGACTGCAACTGCCCTCAGCTCGCGGGGACGGCTGCGTCGACCACCGGTACGAGCGCGACGTCGGGCTTCGGCACGGGCGGCTTTGGTACGGGTGGCATCGGCGGCACGGGCACCAGCGCCATCGGCGGCATCGGCGGGACGGGCACCACGGGCATCGCGGGCAGCATGTGCCAGCCGTGCACCAACAACGGTCAGCCCTGCGCCGACGGCCTCACCACCTGCATGAACGGCGTCTGCAACTTCTCGGGCTGCAGCACCCAGGATCTCTGCATCTTCCTGGGCGGCGGCACGTGCAACACCGCGACCGACACCTGCTCCTGCGCGCCGTAATCGACGGCCAATTAGCCGCTCTTGCGGCGCACCTTGGCGGCCTCGGCCGGCCGCGCCTGACGCGCGCCGCTCTTTTGCACCGCACCATCGCGCGCGCCCCAGTACGCGGAGAGCTGCGGCCAGAGGCCCTTGGCCGCGGCCTTTGACACCACCGCGCCCACGTGGCCGCCGGGCAGGTGGATGTTCTGCTTGTCCTCGGCGCCGGCGAGCTCGAGCAGGGCCTTGGCGCTCGCGGCAGGAACGATGTTGTCGTGCTCGAAGGTCACCGCCAGCGTGGGGCAGGTGATGGCCTGCGGCCGCGCGAGGGAGCCGGAGAGCGTGAAGGTGCCGCGCGCGAACGCGTCGCCGCGGTAGAGCTCCTCGACGTAGCGCTGGTACGCCGCGCCCGGGAAGCTGACGTTGTCGTTGCCCCAGGTCTCGAGCGCGAGGAAGCCGTCGAGGAAGTTGTCGTCCCAGGCGCGGTCGAGGAGGTGCACGGCCTTCGAGAGGTTGAGCGTCGGCCGCAGCAGGTGAAACGCGCTCTGCATGAGCTGCCAGGGCACGTTGCCCATCGCCGAGACGAGCATCTCCACGTCGAACGTCTTGGTGCGCGTCCACGCGGCGAGCAGGCCCTCGTCGCCGAAGCGCACCGGCGCGGCGAGCGCGGTCAACGACGCCATCGAATCGGGGTGCGCGGCGGCGTGAATGGCCGCGAGCGTGCCGCCCAGGCAGTAGCCCAGCACGTGCGGCTTCTTTTGCGGCGCAGCACGGCCGGCGATTCGAATCGCGCGGCCGAGGTAGCCGTCGGTGATCTCGTCGAAGGTGAGGAAGCGGTCTTCAGGACCGGGCGTGCCCCAGTCGATGGTGAAGACGTCGTGGCCCTGGGCGACGAGGTACTCGGTGAAGCTCTTCCCGGGCATCAGGTCGAGCACGTAGTGCCGGTTGATCAGCGACGGCACCAGGAGCAGCGGCGTCTTGAACGCGACGCCCTGCGGCCGCGGCCGGTAGTGCAGGAGCTGCCACTTGTTCTCGCGATGCACCACGTCGGCCGGCGTGGCGCCGACGGTGGGCTTCATGAACGGCAGCTTCGCCAGGTTGAGCCAGCGCTTCATGCGTAGAGGGCCTCGAGCTCGGGCTTGAAGGCTTCGTAGACCTTCTTGCGGCGCACTTTCAACGTGGCGGTGAGCAGGCCGTCGGCCACGGTGAGCGGCCGGGGCATGATGGCGAACTTCTTGATCGACTCGAAGCTGGCCACCTCGCCGTTCACGCGCTCCACGCTGCGCTGCACCATCTCGCGGATCTGGTCGACGCTCGTGCCCTTCGGCAGCGCAGCATCGTTCACCCACACGCCGGCGACGAGGTAGCGCTGGCCGTCGCCGTAGACGACCACGTGCGCGATGTGCGGCTCGCTCTGGAAGCGCAGCTCGATGTTCGCGGGCGCCACATTCTTACCGCCCGCGGTGACGAGGATGTCCTTCTTGCGATCGATGATTTGAAGGAAGCCGTCCTCGGTGAAGCGGCCCACGTCGCCGGTCTTGAACCAGCCGTCGTCGGTGAAGCACTCCTTCGTGGCCACCGGATCCTTGTGGTACCCGCCGAAGACGCTCGGGCCCTTGGCCATGATCTCGCCGTCCTCCGCGAGCTTCACCTGCACGCTCGGGAAGACCTTGCCCACGGTGTCGAATCGGAAGGCGTCGGGCCGGTTCATGGTCAGCGTGGGCGAGGTCTCGGTGAGGCCGTAGCCCTCGATGATCAAGTTGCCCGCGGAGTGGAAGAAGTCCTTCACGCTCTTCTTCAGGCCCGCGCCGCCAGAGAGGCAGAAGCGCAGGTTGCCGCCGGTGAGCTCCTTCAGCTTGTTATGCGCCGCAGCACCTTCGCCCGCAGCTTGCGCCGTCGTCGCGAGCTTCTCCCAGATGCTGGGCACGCTCATGAACACGCTCGGCTTCACGATGGGCAGCTTGGCCATCACGTTCATCGGGTCCGTCATGTACGTGGTGAAGCCGAGCGTGTTGCCCAGGCACGCCTCGCCGAAGCCGAAGATGTGGCTCATGGGCAGCCAGAGCAGATCCACGTCGTTCTCCTCGAGGAGCGGCGCCAGGCAGCGCAGCCAGTCGAGGCCGTTCACGCCCACGTTGCGGTGCGTGAGCGGCACGCCCTTGGGATTTCCCGAGGTGCCGCTGGTGTAGAGCATCATCCCCGGCTGATCGAGCGAGACGGCGTTCATCGTCCGGAAGAACGCCTGCGGATCATCGGCGTCGAGCGCGCGTCCGAGCGCGAGCGCGCGGCTCCACGGAACGACCTTCTGAGCGAGCTCGCCGAGCGGCGGAACCTTCACGCCCTGGTTCTTCAGCTCCGTGGCGATCGCGACGGCGTCGAGCGCCTCGTCGAAGGTGACGATGCGCGTGACCGCGCCCAGCTCGCTCCACGCGCGCAACAGGCGCTCGAGCAGCGGCTTGGTGTCGACGAAGATCACCTTCGCGTCGCTGTGCCCCGCAACATACGCAGCCTGCTCCGCGGTGCTCGCGGGGTAGATGGGCACCATCACGCCGCCCGCCGCCTGGATCGCCATGGCCGCGCTCATCCACTCCACGCGGTTGGGAGCGAAGATGGCGCCGCGATCGCCCGTGGTCAGGCCTTCCTTGGTGAGGAAGCGGGCGATGGCGCGGATCTCCTCGGCGTGCGCGCCCCAGGTCACGGCCTTCCAGTCGCCGTTCGCCGTGGGCAGCAGGTAGCGAGGCCGCGAGCGGCGCTCGTCCAGCAGATCGAAGATGGCGCGCGGAGCGATCTTCAGTTCTTCGAAGCGCGAGATGTCCATGGCACTACTCCTTCGACTGGGCGGCCTCGAGCTTCTCCTCGAGGTCGAGCAGCTTGCTCTGCAGCTGGTTCACGGTGTGGAGCAGGCGCTCCTGATCGCGCTTGGTCGGCAGGCCCCAGAGGCCCCACCACTGCGCGGCGGCCTTGTCCATCTGGGCCTTGGTCTTCATGGCCGCGGTGAGCAGCGCGCCGCTCGGCGTGAGCACGCTCTCGCTCTTGAGGAACTGCTCCATGTACTGCGCCGTCGCGTTCTCCCAAGCGTCGAAGCCCTTCTTCCACGTCTCCCACGGGTTCATGGCGTGCTCCTTTGAAGGCTGAGGCGACGGACCTCCGTCGCGGTGGTGAAGTCGGGGTTGGTCTCGTCGAGCTGGCTGGTGGCGCGCGCCACCTCGCCGAAGCACTCGAAGAGCCACGAGCTCTGCTGCGTGGTCACGGTCGCGCCCACGATGGGAACGACGGTCACCGTGGTCTTCACGCGCATGGCCTGGGTGAAAGTGATGTCCGGGAGGATCAGCGTGCCCGCAGAGTCGACGCTCACCGTGTACGTGTCCGTCGACGCGTAGGGCAAGCCGTCGAAGGTGCCGTTGCGCACTGTGCCCACCGACGTCCAGCTCGCGCCGGGCGTGAGCGGAAATCGATATATCGCGACGGGCTGGTCGTAGACGTAGAGCGTCTGGCCGTTGCTCGGGTTCTGCTGCGTCGACGCGATGCCGAGCAGATCCACCTCGGTGTCGCTGTGCGTGTAGACGCCCTCGAGCGTATCGGCCACGTCGAGCGGCGCGACCCACTGGCCATTCGGGAAGCTGCCCGCGTACCACTTGCCGGCGAGCGACTGCGCCTGGATCGACGCGAGCTGATCGCTCCCGTCATCTACGGAGAAGTCCCAGGTGCGCTTGCCGGCGCCGTCGACATCGCCGGTGAGATCGACGGTGCGCGTCTGCCCCGCGGGCGAGACGAGCAGCGACTCGGAGATTCCAATCGCGGCCTCTAATTCGTTCGCGTCGATCTGCCCGTCGAGGTTCGGCAGGCACGCGAGCTGGCCGGCGTCAGGGATGACGTAGTCCTGGTGCTCGGGCGGAACGGTGGTGTTGTCGCCGCACGCCGCGGCCCCAATCGCGATCGCAACGAAGATGTGGGAGGCGCTTCCCAGCGCCGACGAAGGTCTCATGGTCAGAACACGTAGGTGAGCCGCAGGCGCACGAGCTGCGCGGGCTGGGCGGTGAGGTTGAGGACCACGTTGTTGAAGCCGGCGAGCGGGAAGAGCGCGGCGTACTCGAGCGTGGCGTTGAAGCCGTCGAGGCCGCCGTACGAGATCGTCGGGTCGACTTCGACGCCGAGGTTGTTGTCGCCGCCGGGCGTGCTGTTGGCGAACACCGCGCGCGAGTAGATGGCGGCGACCTGCGCGGTGAGCTGGTTCACGCCCCATTGTGCGATGCGGTAGCGCGCGTGCGGGCGGAAGTAGATGGCGTCGGTGACGGTGCCGATGATCTCCGCGAAGAGGATGCGGTCGATCTTGTAGTCGCTGCTGAACTTGAAGTTGTCGACCTTGGTGTCGTACGGCGGGTTGGCCTGCGGCCCATCAAGATCGCCGCCGACGGGCTGCGCCTGATTCGGCTGCGGGAACGCGCCGAAGCCCGGCGCGGGATCGCCGCTCGCGTACCCCAGGTCGAGCCCGAAGGAAAACGGGTCCTCGGGCGCGCCGAAGTCGCTCTCCTCGGCAAATCCCAGCTGGGTCGATGTAACCGGAACGTTATATTCGACGCCGGGGATCAGCGAGGCCTGATCCACCTTGGCGAGCAGCAGCGCGGCCTCGGCCTCCACGCGCATGCGCGGGCCGATGAGGCGGAACCAGCCGTCGAACGCGGCCGCCTGGAAGCCGCGATCCACGACCTGGGCGCCGTCGAGGTTCACGGGCGCGGCGAGCGCGAGGTAGCTCGCGGGGAGGTCGTGCGGCTGCCAGCGGTAGCTCGCGTAGGCGCCGTAGTTGAAGGTGAGGAGCCCGGCCTTGCGGCGGCGCACAAGAGCGGCTGGATCGTTCCAATTCAAGAACGCGAAGGTCACGGTGCGCACGTCGACGGTGGGATCGATGTCGACCTGGCGGATGCCGTCGCGCTCGGTGGCGAGTGGGCCGCTGGAGCTGAAGTCGTAGCTGAGCGCCCAGATGTAGCCAGCGATGGGCGAGATGAGCGCAATGCGATCGGCCACGTCGCCGTCGTCGCAATCGGCGCAGTCGCCACCGTTGGTGAGCATGCCCAGGCCCCACTGATCGCCCGTGCGCCCGGCGACGATGAGACCAAACGGCAAGAGCGCTTCGCCGTAAGCGCGTCGCACGCGAATCGACGGCGTAGGCGAGAGCTGCGAGTGCGACGCCGAGGGCACGCCGTCCGGCAGGCCGCCCGCAGCGAGGTCGCCGAGAATGTCCAGGCGTGCCTTCACGGCCACGATCCCGCCGGGCGCATAAGCCGCGAGATCCGTGCGCAGGCGCAGATCTGCGGCCGTGAGCCACTGTCCGTTCGGATCAGAGAGAGGCACAGGGAACAGCAGCTGGCCGCTCGGCGTCGGCCCGCGATCGAGGTCGAGGTTGTCGAGGCCGGCGGTGCGCAGGCGGAAGGTGCCTGCGGCTTCGAAGCGCGGCGTATCGGTCGGGACGATGTCCTGGCCGATGTCGGTGAAGCCGGTGGCCGCCGCGAGCGCGGGAACGCACACGATCGCAAGGGCCATGAGAAACTTCACGGCTGGCCCTCCAGGAAGCGCTGGAGCTCCGCGTTCGACTGCTCCGCGGCCTCGATCATGGGGAAGTGGCCGCAGCGCGGATAGGCCACGAGCTTGGCGTCGAGGTCGCGCGCGAGCCGCTCGCCGACATCCAGCGTGGTCACGCGATCCTCGCGGCCCCAGAGCAGCAGCGCCGGCTTGCGCAGCGAGCGGTACTTGAGCTGTTGCTCCGCAAAATGCATTCCCCGCACTGCAGCAAGCGCGGCGGCGCGGGTGCCCGGACGGTCGAGCGCTTTCTGTACGTCGTCCACCAGCTGCTGGGTCACGTAGCGCTGATCGTAGAAGGCGAGGGCGAGTCGCTCGTCGGGGCGCTGGTCGTAGTAGAGGCCGAATAGCGTCTCGCCCACGCCGCGCGCGCGCGCCCATAGGAAGAACGTGGGGAGCTGCTCCTCGTAGACGTACGCGTCGTACAGCGCGATCTTCTCCACGCGATCCGGCTGCTGAATCGCCATGGCCAGGGCGATGCTCGAGCCCCACGAGTGGGCCACGATGCTGGCCTTCTTCACGCCGCGCTGGTCGAGCAGGGCCCACACCAGCGTGGCCTGCGCGTCGGGTGAGTAGTCGCCCTCGGGGCGATCGGTCCAGCCAAAGCCCTTCAGGTCGAGGGCGATCACGCGGTGGTTCTTCGCGAGCTGCGGCGCGACGGCGGTCCACGTCTCGAGCGAGCTCGCGAACCCGTGGAGCATGACCACCACCGGCCCGGAGCCGGTGTCGGTGTAGCGGACGCGCGCGCCTTCGACGTCGGCGTAGGTGGCGTCGGCGGGCTCGCCGGGCATGGCGCCGCGGTGGAAGCCGAGGCAGCCCGTGACCAGGGGAAGCGCCATCAGAAGGAATCTCCAGAGCTGTTGCCCCGCAACAATCTGACCCAAGGTGGATGTGGGAGGCGCTTCCCAGCGCCGACACGATCCCTGGCTCACGGCGCGAGCCCCTTGAGCTCGCTGGCCTGGCCGAAGTTCACGTCCACCGGCCCGAAGTACGAGGTCTGGGACGCGGCGCTGGCCACGGTGCCGAAGCAGTCGGTGGTGAAGGCCATGGTGCGGCTGTAGCTGAGCACGCCGCCGACTTCGCGCGTGAGCTGGGTGTCCACGCGGAGCACGGGGAAGCTGGCGTAGGGCGTCTGCGCCACGCCGGCGGCGTCCACGGTGGTGTCGTACGACTCGTAGTACGCGGTCGGCGTGACGCCCTGGAACGTCCCCGTCACCAGCGAGCTGTCGGTGCTCCAGCTGGCGTTGAGCGTGATCGGGAACTGGAGCACCACGATGGGCGGGTCGTAGGTGAGCTCGGTCTCGCTCGGGCCGCTCGCGGGCGTCGCCACGCCGAGCAGCAAGAGCTGCGTATCGGTGATTTGGAAGATGCCGAGCAGGTCCGCTCCGGCGGAGAGCGGCGTGGTGTACGACGCGCTGGGGAAGTCGTTGGCGAACCAAGCATTCGCGAGCGAGTTGGTGGTGAAGACGTCGGCGGTGCCCGGCGCGAGCACGGCGTCGAAGTCCCAGAGCGTGCCGCCGTCGTCGAGCATGGTGCCGGCGACGTCGAAGCCCGCATCGAAGACCGCGCGGTACTGCGCATGCAGTCCGGCCTGGAGCGGGAGCTCGGCGCGCGTGATGGTCGCATCGCCGTTGGGCTGACATGCGCCGGTGGTGCCGCTCGTGCTGCTGGACGTCGAGCTGGTCGTGGTGCTCGTGCTCGAGGTGCTCGTCGTCGTCGTCGCGCCGCTCGAGCCGCTGGTGGTCGTCGACGTCGTCGCGCTCGTGCTGCTGCCGGTCGACGTCGTTGAGCTGGCGGTGCTGCCCGAGCTGCCACCCGTCGAGCCTGCGGCGGTGCTGCCGCCGACGGGCGCGCAGGAGCCGTCGCTGCGGCAGACGCCCGAGGCGCAGTCTGCTGCAACGCGACATGCGCTCTGCGAGCCGGAGCACGCAGTGCACAAGAGGGCGAGGGCGGCGATGGCGACGGCGCGGTTCACGTCAGGCCGCCTCCAGCCCGCGAATCGAGCGATCCTCGACCGCCGCCGGGCCCGTCTCACGCATGCCCATCGCGGGAATGACCACCAGCCCGTGCAGCATGGCCAGCGTGGCGAGCGCCGCGGTGAAGCCGGCGTGCTGCGCGACCGCGCCCGTGAGCGTGGGCAGCAAGAAGCCGCCGGCCTGGCCCACGAGCATGAGGAAGCCCATCGCCGCACCGGCGCGCGCCGGTCCGATGCCGGGCAGCTCGAGCGGGAGCTGGAACAGCAGCGGCGAGACGCAGCCGCCGCCGAGCGCGGCGATCATCAGGAACGCGGTGCCCATCTGGCCGGGCACGAATGCGAAAGCAAAGAGCGACACGCCGGCCACCAGCCCGCCCACGAGGAGAATCGGCCGCCGGCGCCCAAGGCGATCGGAGATCGCCGGGCCGCCGAAGTTCGCAATGGCCGCCGCCACGAGCCACAGCGCGATCGCCGGACCAACTTGCGTGAGCGCAAAGCCGCGCGCCAGCAGCGCGTGGGGCAGCGTGCCCAGCAGCGCGAGGTAGCCACCGAAGATGAGGAACTGCATGCCGCCGACGCGGAGGAGCTGCCCATCGCGGGCCAGCTTGAGCACATCGCCGATGGCCGCGTGCTTCGACGCGAGCTGCCGATCGCGCGCGAGCGCCAACCACAGCGCGGCCACGACGGCCATCGCCACACCCGCGGCCACCATGAGAGGACGCCAGCCGCCGAGGGTCGGTGCGAGGAAGGTGCGCGCCGTGAGCACGGTGAGCGCCGTGCCGAGCGTGTAGCAGAGTAGGGCGAGCCCGTTTGCGCGCGCCAGATGTTGCGGCGCAACATGGCCGGCGAGCAGCTTGGGAATCGCGGGCGCGGTGAAGCCGATGTGCAAGCCAAACGCGAACATGGAGAGGCCAAGGCCCACCGGCCCGTGCACGAGCGCCCGGCAGGCGCAGGCGAGGGCGCCGGCGATCAGCGCCAGGCCGGCAACCCGACGCGGCCCGAAGCGGTCCACCGCTGCGCCACCGACGGGAGAAGCCAGCGCGATGCCCGCCGGCGCCATGCCCCAGATCAGACCCATCACGCCGGTGCCGAGCGAGAGCTCCTTGGCAATCTGCGGCATGAGCGGCGGGAGGAGGCTCCAGCCGAGGCCGCCTCCGATTCCCTGGGCGAGCGCTGCGAGCAGCACCGTGGAGCGGGGACGCATACCGGCTTGGACCATGACAGGCCTCCGTGCGAGCGGGCGGCAAGATAGCCGCCGGGACGAACCTGTCAAGCGACAATTGTTGCGGCGCACAAAAACGGCGGGTTGCGAATGCCGGAGTGGGCGACTAGGGTGCTGCACCGCAACGAGGGGAGGTCTTTCATGGTCCAGGTGAAGAAGTACGGAAACCGCCGGCTCTACGACACGGAGGAGAGTCGCTACATCACGCTCGAGGAGCTGGCGGCCAAGGTGCAGGGCGGCAGCGACGTGCAGGTCGTCGACGCCAAGACCGGCGAAGACCTCACCCAGGCCACGCTGGTGCAGATCATCATGGAGAGCCGCGGGGCCGCACGGTTGCTGCCTGTGCCGCTGCTCATCCAGCTCATCCGGCTGAACCACGAGGCCCTGGGCGAGTTCCTGGGCCGCTACGTGGCCGGCGCGCTGGAGCTCTACCTCCAGGCCAAGAGCGGCGCCCAGGCCCTGGCGCCCTTCAACCCCTTCGCCACCGTGCCCTTCAGCGCCGCCGACGCCTTCTCGCGCATGCTGGGCGGGGTGATGCCGGGCTGGGGTGGCCGCCCGCCGCAGCCCGCTCCTGCTGCACCGCAACAGGGCCCGGACGACGTGGCCCGCCTGCGGCGCGAGCTCGACGAGCTGAAGCAG
It encodes:
- a CDS encoding alpha/beta fold hydrolase codes for the protein MKRWLNLAKLPFMKPTVGATPADVVHRENKWQLLHYRPRPQGVAFKTPLLLVPSLINRHYVLDLMPGKSFTEYLVAQGHDVFTIDWGTPGPEDRFLTFDEITDGYLGRAIRIAGRAAPQKKPHVLGYCLGGTLAAIHAAAHPDSMASLTALAAPVRFGDEGLLAAWTRTKTFDVEMLVSAMGNVPWQLMQSAFHLLRPTLNLSKAVHLLDRAWDDNFLDGFLALETWGNDNVSFPGAAYQRYVEELYRGDAFARGTFTLSGSLARPQAITCPTLAVTFEHDNIVPAASAKALLELAGAEDKQNIHLPGGHVGAVVSKAAAKGLWPQLSAYWGARDGAVQKSGARQARPAEAAKVRRKSG
- a CDS encoding long-chain fatty acid--CoA ligase; this encodes MDISRFEELKIAPRAIFDLLDERRSRPRYLLPTANGDWKAVTWGAHAEEIRAIARFLTKEGLTTGDRGAIFAPNRVEWMSAAMAIQAAGGVMVPIYPASTAEQAAYVAGHSDAKVIFVDTKPLLERLLRAWSELGAVTRIVTFDEALDAVAIATELKNQGVKVPPLGELAQKVVPWSRALALGRALDADDPQAFFRTMNAVSLDQPGMMLYTSGTSGNPKGVPLTHRNVGVNGLDWLRCLAPLLEENDVDLLWLPMSHIFGFGEACLGNTLGFTTYMTDPMNVMAKLPIVKPSVFMSVPSIWEKLATTAQAAGEGAAAHNKLKELTGGNLRFCLSGGAGLKKSVKDFFHSAGNLIIEGYGLTETSPTLTMNRPDAFRFDTVGKVFPSVQVKLAEDGEIMAKGPSVFGGYHKDPVATKECFTDDGWFKTGDVGRFTEDGFLQIIDRKKDILVTAGGKNVAPANIELRFQSEPHIAHVVVYGDGQRYLVAGVWVNDAALPKGTSVDQIREMVQRSVERVNGEVASFESIKKFAIMPRPLTVADGLLTATLKVRRKKVYEAFKPELEALYA
- a CDS encoding TIGR04551 family protein, translating into MALAIVCVPALAAATGFTDIGQDIVPTDTPRFEAAGTFRLRTAGLDNLDLDRGPTPSGQLLFPVPLSDPNGQWLTAADLRLRTDLAAYAPGGIVAVKARLDILGDLAAGGLPDGVPSASHSQLSPTPSIRVRRAYGEALLPFGLIVAGRTGDQWGLGMLTNGGDCADCDDGDVADRIALISPIAGYIWALSYDFSSSGPLATERDGIRQVDIDPTVDVRTVTFAFLNWNDPAALVRRRKAGLLTFNYGAYASYRWQPHDLPASYLALAAPVNLDGAQVVDRGFQAAAFDGWFRLIGPRMRVEAEAALLLAKVDQASLIPGVEYNVPVTSTQLGFAEESDFGAPEDPFSFGLDLGYASGDPAPGFGAFPQPNQAQPVGGDLDGPQANPPYDTKVDNFKFSSDYKIDRILFAEIIGTVTDAIYFRPHARYRIAQWGVNQLTAQVAAIYSRAVFANSTPGGDNNLGVEVDPTISYGGLDGFNATLEYAALFPLAGFNNVVLNLTAQPAQLVRLRLTYVF
- a CDS encoding alpha/beta fold hydrolase, with the translated sequence MALPLVTGCLGFHRGAMPGEPADATYADVEGARVRYTDTGSGPVVVMLHGFASSLETWTAVAPQLAKNHRVIALDLKGFGWTDRPEGDYSPDAQATLVWALLDQRGVKKASIVAHSWGSSIALAMAIQQPDRVEKIALYDAYVYEEQLPTFFLWARARGVGETLFGLYYDQRPDERLALAFYDQRYVTQQLVDDVQKALDRPGTRAAALAAVRGMHFAEQQLKYRSLRKPALLLWGREDRVTTLDVGERLARDLDAKLVAYPRCGHFPMIEAAEQSNAELQRFLEGQP
- a CDS encoding MFS transporter — encoded protein: MVQAGMRPRSTVLLAALAQGIGGGLGWSLLPPLMPQIAKELSLGTGVMGLIWGMAPAGIALASPVGGAAVDRFGPRRVAGLALIAGALACACRALVHGPVGLGLSMFAFGLHIGFTAPAIPKLLAGHVAPQHLARANGLALLCYTLGTALTVLTARTFLAPTLGGWRPLMVAAGVAMAVVAALWLALARDRQLASKHAAIGDVLKLARDGQLLRVGGMQFLIFGGYLALLGTLPHALLARGFALTQVGPAIALWLVAAAIANFGGPAISDRLGRRRPILLVGGLVAGVSLFAFAFVPGQMGTAFLMIAALGGGCVSPLLFQLPLELPGIGPARAGAAMGFLMLVGQAGGFLLPTLTGAVAQHAGFTAALATLAMLHGLVVIPAMGMRETGPAAVEDRSIRGLEAA